From Cryptococcus deuterogattii R265 chromosome 13, complete sequence:
AAGTTCCGTGAATggacagaggaagaggtcgagcTTTATGTCCAGGGCGCACCGTGGAGGATTTTGGGGACAACCCCACCAGAAGTGGGAATGGATGGGGTGCCTATCATGCCTGGAAGTAGAAGAAGTTTGGAGAATGTGGAAGATatggatgagaagaaggttgatACCACGCAAACCACTATTCTCGAAGCTTAAGCGTCCGTGCCCCGCAGTTTCCAAACATGCGAACGGTGTCCAGCATTTGACTAGAATTTTTCTATCCGTGTTTATCAAAAGTCGTGTTATAGGCCTTCATAGCCATCTGGTTGTCAATGTGCATTGTCTTGGGAGTTAAGATTATTGAATTGTCATTTTATGGGATATGCATTCTATAGTTTTGAGATATAAATATTACAAAAGGTTGTGGTTGATTATGTATTCTGAACATAAAATCAGCGTTTTGCCTTGAACTGACTCCTTGAACACTTACCCCTCGCAACTTCATAAGCGGCAAAGGTAGCACCGGCAGCGGGCACAGCCCTGACAAGAGACGGCCCAATACCACGGAACAATGAGCTTACACCACCTTCCATGACGATCGCATTTATCTCTCTTGCAACGTAACCTCCGCTTAACCACCGTCCCTTGCTTGGTGGAAGCCTCGCCATCTGTACTCGAGACTTGACGACATCGAGAGGGTAACAAGCAAGCCAGTAGGAAACGCCGCCGACAGCACCGGACGTGAGGAGCGTCCAGACAGGGAGATTGTTAGGAGCATAGTGCTTGGCAAACCAACGCTTGCTGTATTCGTAGCCTATCTGGAATAAGATTGGTAGCGGCACAGGTTACTTCGACTTACCAGCATAGAAACCCGCGTAAGCAGGAATTTCGCGAATGACAGTGACCTGACATACATCAACTTTTTGCGACATTGATTGAATAAACGGATGCTTACCCAGTATCCTCGCATGATACCGTTTCGAAATCCATATTCCTTCCACATGTCACCAACGACTCGTCCAAGTCTCTTATCGTCCTTTCCGCCGTACTGTCCTTGCATCTTAATCTTGAACATCTCAACCTAAACAGAAAAGAGATAAGAGAAGCgcgagatggagatgacaTGTTGGCTTACGGGAGAGGCCAAGACAGCGTTGGCCGCACCGGCCATAGCGCCAGCAGTGGCAACTtgagggatggaaaggtcGGGATACGGAGAGACAATACGACGAGCAGTGCCGTAGGCggtaaaaagaagagagttgaCGGCAGCAACACCGAGAAGAGGGGACATCTGGAGGTCTCATAAGCAATGATAATATTGTGGACAAAGATCATACGTACCATACCCTTGTATAATGCCAAAAAGCCCTCATTCCTCACGGTAACCTTAAAGATGTCCCAAGTGTTCTTGAACTGCCCTTTAGGGGCGGTTTGTGCTCGCTCGGCGGCTTGTTAGGTCTTCTTCGCTACCGCCATACTGGCATGCTCACAGTTTTCAGAGTATCAAGGGGCTATGGAAGCGTCAACACAAAGTTCGCGGTCTTCCCGCTCGAACTTACTTGACCGGTCAAGACCTGAGAAGCACCTCCGAAGCTGCCAGAGAGAAGTTCGATGGCGACATCATTCCTTTTCCTGGGTGGTCGAGAATACTCAGAGATGGGAGTAATTTCAGACATGGCTGCGAAATGAGGATGACAGGAATGCAGATGGAGGGACGAGCTTTATCTTTTGTTTTTATACGTATCAACAGATTCCAGATTGGCGAAACTGATTTGAGACTAAGTCTTTGCATCATCACTACTCATTGGACACCTCGGGCGGAGTAAATGGGATCTCCGTTGGTGTCCCtatctctccattctcatcatcaaccttgCTCTATCTACTAAGACGTATAGACAGGCTCGAAACAAGCTTCTCCACGGACATTGGCCCGCCTCCGCCCGGAAGTCCGCCTGGCATGGCTTCGGAAGGATGCTATAGAGGTGCAATAATAATATTTGAGAGGTAGCTATGAGTACCAAGCTTAGGATGTAGCGGTAGATGGTTTATTTAATCCTGATCACTTGTTGCAGAGACTAAGAAGGCTGTGCTGCTCGATAGCTGAGAAAAGCTGCGGGTGGATTCCATTGCGATGTTCGTTGTGGCCGCAACTGACTATGGTTTGCCATGCTCGTTCCGACCTATTACATAATCCCAATTGATACTTTAAGCATTGGCATGTACAGCTTCGTGGCTTCCCACCAACTTCCCCCGCTTGGTGGCCTGATCTATTAAGATAAACAATTAAGCATCGCATTTTGAGCGATCCGTAGCTTTTATTAACGGAGTCGTGATATCTCACGGATGTGCCTGAAAGTCACGTGAGGGCGACGAGTTCCGAGAGACAAACACAGCCTTTTCTTGTCTTGTCTTAGTCTCAGGA
This genomic window contains:
- a CDS encoding solute carrier family 25 (mitochondrial carnitine/acylcarnitine transporter) member 20/29; translation: MSEITPISEYSRPPRKRNDVAIELLSGSFGGASQVLTGQPLDTLKTRAQTAPKGQFKNTWDIFKVTVRNEGFLALYKGMMSPLLGVAAVNSLLFTAYGTARRIVSPYPDLSIPQVATAGAMAGAANAVLASPVEMFKIKMQGQYGGKDDKRLGRVVGDMWKEYGFRNGIMRGYWVTVIREIPAYAGFYAGYEYSKRWFAKHYAPNNLPVWTLLTSGAVGGVSYWLACYPLDVVKSRVQMARLPPSKGRWLSGGYVAREINAIVMEGGVSSLFRGIGPSLVRAVPAAGATFAAYEVAREYIINHNLL